In Aedes albopictus strain Foshan chromosome 3, AalbF5, whole genome shotgun sequence, the genomic window gaagacgtcaaatttccaaagcctccTGTTcgtgagatattagtcgttttataaaatacctacctaaaatcgagtttttttttcattaaattacgtttgtaaacaaatttaatgtccgttttcgagttataataatgaaaaatactaaaataaaacatatatcaaagaaattagttgaaaaaaaaaacaaaatatgcattgatttttcatagaaagttcctgaaaatcacgcaaaatgtatataggacgttcttgcagtcgggcaagctcgggcaagttttttcatcggcgatcacctaaaaaattttcaccgacatgatatttgaagattttttttaaatagcgttcaaagtttactgttttgtgtgaattagtacaacatttttttttgagggcccacatagccgaggcggtaaacgcacgggtattcagcatgaccatgctgagggtgacgggttcgactcccggtcagtccaggatcttttcgtaaaggaaactcacggtgtgtctggtggagaacattaatacaaaaaaatcggtatcgctaagacacccaccaagcgaaagctaagggtcccccctttcatttgagacttaaaggagaaagttctatcggcgggtctagaacaattttttttttttgaaaaaatattatattttttcatatttttttgaagaacacatttatgacaaaacactgtttttccattgcaagcatgattttccgacgatatgttttgtatattatgtttattattcttcacataaaagcacaatagtcccatgtgaatgggaaatccagcagatgacagttttgtgtttatggacagtgtgctgaaagtactagaacagtgagtataaaatcgagttatatgctgttcctttgaattccaataaagattccaataatgtgtttgcatcctatgacatatgcgtatacgtctttaaggtctcgtatttgactggcgcCAGCTggtcaccaatcgaccacctttacagcatataccgtcatttggttcttcagatttgtgctcttgaaatttcgaggtgtgacttcgtcatattttcttcgaaaatactgcatgctcatttaagtcgaggaaatttccttcacgaaaaggtcctggactgaccgggaatcgaacccgtcatcctcagcatggttgtgctgggtactcacgctTTTGCAGCTGTGGATTTATGGGCCCTTtgcgttatcaaaaacaaatcatcgttGAACAAAgtcggtttactgttctggtcactcgttgacgccggtttccatctggatggtagttcatgaatatttgagagcttcatctgatcagcctgatctctgggttttgcccgcaaatattcagcaacctcagcaactttatgagaagtctgaatgatgttcaacaagtttcaatgtacttcagctttagtgcaaacatgctgcttgcctttgatcatcttcctgtagcatctagaacacaactgcaccgagcaatttctttctgcgtcatcggtagtagcgctagatctgccacgtttgtcctttatgagaagttgtagttcttgcaaaactacatatttcacacacaagggccgcaactccatgcagaaggtttcaaataatatgtaagctcatagagagtaaatctaatgggtatattcgccactattgaatgagataaatttaaatgagcaagtccgaacttttttgtggggtagtactaactgctatctctgatatctttcagaaaaagttttcataatatcaacaacctgcaagtagaaacaagaacaagttaagacattttcaatccgttctgattaatatgtatgtgctcagacatacGTACTTTAATGTAAACcatgtgtatatgtcaataaagctgtagaattgaatgaaaagttgctaactcgtctataatgccatgatgctagcagaagatgtggagcggacctggtgagatggttagaactcttgactatcacgccgaggacctgggatcgagtcccactcccgacaaactcgcaaaatgtgagttcttccttcggtagggaagtgaagcgtgggtcccgagatgaactagccaagggctattgataaccgacagattagcacattgttctaccgttagacatgtagcattaattattctgtttttgtcagttgagtaaggctacctgttcacaaagatttactgttactaatattttttatgtGTAATTAACCGTTATTGaacaattttactaaacaaatctaaaacagtgaatattaactgctttcgatgataattgtggcggaaaaacacttcttcaaacacaaaacgtactctttggtttggttttcctcgtcacttagggggttcttgtcgtagttgtttctttaaaagtaaggagttatacctaactgcaatagtctaaattaactaaaaatgtttaagtcttaggtaccaaaaggtgcacaaattgaacaaataccggcatgtgataattgtatccgagccacggcatacaaggatataagacagaccatcacattgataaaatttgtgtggagttctagatcgttttattcatttcaacgatttaaattgcatcatcaaaaaactttcagttttccgaaatggattaccttccaaatgttgtgccccgttatccgagctactttgatgtatgttctatttttgttggcattactcggcctactttgatcgtaaaactgttaaatcataatacactgtcaataaaaataagaaaatagcagccgcaataactacttccacataaAAGGCGTAGTTTATTTGCATGTATGCCCAGATACTGCTtaaattctattcaactgccttaattttttttttttgcactttatgtctaagcaatattttgtaaggaaattttttgatttttgatttgacccgtttactcttttaaaaggacacgttactaatgggcgtcctcatacaagcccatttggctacaatcaaggttgagaaaaaaaaacacaagcctcaaagataggaatatttgaaaaaaaaaaaattgttctagacccgccgatagaactttctccttttagtctcaaatgaaaaaggggaccttcagctttcgtttggtgggtgttttagcgataccgatttttttaaattaattttgttctaccagacacaccgtgaaacttccttgacttccttgggcatagagtatcttcgtgcctgccacacgatatacatatgcaaaatggtcattggcagaggaagctctcagttaaaaactgtggaagtgctcatagaacactagctgagaagcaggctttgtcccagtgaggacgttacgccaagaagaagaagaagaagaagaagaagaagaagaagaagaagaagaagaagaagaagaagaagaagaagaagaagtacaacatttttgcagatatattaccatgttgtatgttgccaagtgaatcatgagaagtataaacgcaatctagtcacaggtttagttatttttaagcttcaaacaaattgtaaaacacaaaaatgtccgaaacgccaataaaagtgagtttttagatcattgaacacacaaaaaatgTTTCTATTAAATAAGATTACATAAGATAATGATAAACCAAAGCCAATTGGCGTgtttcaagaacagtaggctttggaaattcgacgtcttcgaaaaacttttttagcataaatagccgaacaactttgccgaagacaccataccgctaaaatgaaagatggccaaaatgacttatgggacttttatgcgaataacgtaagaaaaatttgctaccgttcagaatatcgaccttgttcatagaaatattttctcttaagacaccaagtgtggatcttgacatctcgacgagctagaggtttttccatgtattttcaatcctgccccagtgtgcgtcgaCAGGATAATCAGGCCATTTTGACGGTCTTCGGGACGCgtcttttatatttttatatccaAAACGTCTATTCGGCAAATGACTGACACTCCTTCGCACATCATTGAGCCTAGCAATGATCTAAATCGGGTGGGCAATGTGCGTGCATCCAGACAACCCGCgtgtaaagtgtctcgagtataccaaagtggagaatccttgtcgttttgacaggtctcctgctcgattggaactatggggatgacactagatcgactgttccaattttgacgtttctcctctttgttttatcctggCTCGTTACccgcgtgcatgcctccatttaggcgcatcaTCTTTTGTCGTCTTTCACTTGATGTGATTgaatttgtgggaagttatcaagccggcattGTCaccggccgctcgacaacggaccagatcttcaccatgcggcaaatcctccaaaaaaacaccgcaaataccaggtcccaacgcaccacctgttcatcgacttccaggcgcacaaagctatggaaaatcatggacgagaacgggaAGCTCACTAGACTAGTTAACtccggagtcgtaggttcgaatcccaccaaaacaagtggtatttttttcacaaatttatctctcaatttgtcaattaaacacacactgtgtcttcgaaaaagttagaCCCTAGGTTAGACCTTTGTAATTTCGATTTTCACAAACTGAATTCCGTTTAAGCACTAAATCCCAAATACCGTTACCCCAATTTTCGCTCAAACTCAGTTAACGCTTCCCCTGTATTGGGCATAAGTTTAGGAAAAACCATTTTTAAGAGCTTTTTTCAGCAACACAGCCAGAACTCAAAGACTTCCCATATTGGCTACTGTCATACCTGTGATAACAGTACGCTGTGTGGTGTAGAGAAGACACTGTTTGTATGCGAAtttatagggtaggtaatcaaaatttgaaccaaattgcggctttctgaagcagtgcaaattttaagtgattttttctcccacatggaaataatttactacagcaaaatattatgtacatgaaagccacgggtataagctttctgttaaatgataaaaagtttgtatttgcactgaatttcattgaaatattcgatttttcatcaaaaatgattttaatcttaatttgaaccatcgtaatcataatttgaaccaattttaatcttaatttgaactactggcggcagcagctcgagcatctcccacaacatccAATtacgtgctgaacaatagaaaaacacatgaatctgctaattctcataactatttttcataaggcagtggaatttcaactaagaattttctaaactcttcagaaacttggaaactaaatttggaatttttcatcccccaagagtaaacaaaacaaccactagcgcagtctgcaggccaacacgggAAGCtggcccccgtttactagttcaaatttagattacaaatggttcaacttaagataacattctccaagtaagaataacttaaatttgataattttatgacaaataatgcgtaaTATTATTCGGTTTgtagattctacgataaatatgctttcatttgacgtgttcacatactGCGTGTAATACAATGCaagagctgtacgagtgcaccgaaaatgtgctttctctggggggaaatgggtgaaatcacagtgatttttcatttgcctgttttccatgacaaaaacgctttattcaatgattttaaagtctatgttatcaggttatattacggaaagctgtttaacatctttttcgggccaatatttgcctaaaaagtacgtcgttttaatgaatttcgaaatggttcaaattaagattacagtttgactagttcaaagtttgatttcttaccctaagtgAGATTAGAATGGGATGAACTGCGATAAGCGCATGAAGCGAGATGAATTAATTTTTGTTTTCGCCTCTACGCGTACGCTTGTAAAAAGCAATTTGCTCCCTATTCGAATCAGTTCACTTTTGCAATTCTTCAGTCTCGCTTGCAAGATGTTGCTAGAGGTTGTCCTCAGTTTATTGTTAATTTACAGTGCTGGTTCGTCAATTATCGATCATAAGATATCGAATCTTGAAGAAGAGCTGACTGCAGTTGAAGCTTCTCAAGTGGCAGAGGCGTTCATTGAAGCTGGATTGTAAGTTTTACATTCGAGAGGTGCTAATTAGAAACATTACAATATTGATATACTTTTAGAGATGGATTCAGACTGTTGCGAGTTCGGTACACTAAAGAGGACATTGATACCTGTAATATGGTTCTCACAAGCACCTTCGAAGTGCAACTGCAATCGACGGGTGAAGTTTATGAAATCAGCAGTGACAGTAATATTACTGATGCAGTTAATTGTAAAAGCAAGCGAAAACTTGTGGAAGGTATACAAGGAGGAAATTTGACCAGAATCCAGCAGTTTATTAAAGATCGGGATGACACGGTTCGATTGGTGGACATATCTGTTGATCAGTTTCGAATAGACATGGCCGAGCTTGAGCAGTGAGTTTTGTTTAAATCGTaatgaaattgaaaattttaacaCTTGTTTTCTATTCTAGGAAAGATATTCGAATCGTAAGTTCGAATTATACTTATCAATTTGAATTTGATGAAGGAGTAGACACCGATGCTGAATTGGTCGAACTACATGTGCGAATGGTCAACACAGGAAATGAATATGTAGTCAACATTGTAGGAGACATTGAACTGTCTGGACCTATTCACCCGAGAACAAGGCCTTACCCTCCGAAAGTTCTACTATCGCTTCTTGGAGGAGGAAGTTATTCCAAAATGAAGAGAGTGAAGAAAGGTAGTTCTTAGATTCCGAACTCAAATATGTACAACGCTTGTTTGTCCTAAATCTCACATCATCTTATTAAATAAGAATTATTTCATGCTGATGGTTTCCCAATCGTCCATTTCCCGTTAAGGACTTACCATAAACCTTAGCCTGACTATCTCATTAAAATCCCATTtaaaattttcaagggattttttctaaGGTTCTTTTCAAAAGTAAGGCTTGACTCAAAACAGCAAACTCATGATGCAAATGGTGTGTTTTCGGCATGGAGAGTGCTCATGCAAGATTTTAGCCAAATAAAAAACTGCACCGAATTAACGATATTCGAATTCTAATGGAATcactcttcttcttttcttccttcaCTGGCGGCACCATGTATCACTGTTCCTCTTGTTTAACTTGAATAAGttatcaatatttcaattttcagcaaaaaaACTAAAGAACTGCTTCTCGGACCAAAGAAGAAGCATTGGGACAGGTTGTGAAGGATTGTTCATAAACAACGCATACATTTAGGGTGCTTGGGTGGGTAGGGAGGTTGCGTGTGGCCAAacactacgctccatacaaagttttagaatgtttgtaTAAACACTTGTGAACACGGGGGATGGTTTGGTCTGATTTGATCAAACGTTGTTTATGAACGACCCTAGAATAAAACAGGATAAATGGTGATGGGTCTGTGAAGCGCGATGAATGAAGTTCTGTTGCCACCACCATGCTGGTTTggcctacactgcaaattttgtttgctggtattcatcaaactttgctgattttttttgtactgattgcattcagcaatacaagttcactgagtatcagcaattatttttcaacttgctgaaccatccagcaattttgacagttgatcagcaacgttgtgctgaaattcagcaaaaatgttgctgaaactcagcaatttattttgctgatttttttttgagctggaatcatttcaaaaaaattggtgtgtATCCAAGGCAAGACGTTTTCCACTCGAATCAGTTCATAACTGACATTTGTGTAGAATAGATTGGCTTTCAAGATGCTGTTGGAGGTAACTTTCAGTTTCTTGTTAATCTACAGTGTTGGTTCGTCAACTATTGGTCTAAAGACATCAAATGTAGAAGAATTGTCTGCAGATGAAGCTTCCCAAGTGGCAGAGTCGATCGTTAGGACTGGATTGTAAGTTTTACATTCGGGAGTAATGAATTAGAAATAAGACAATACTTTTACCGTTTCAGAGATGGATTCAAACTGTTGCGAATGTGGCAAACTAAAGAAGACATAGATTCCTGTAATATGGTTCTTACAAGAACCTTCAAAGTTCGATTACAATCCACGGGTGAGGTTTTCGAGATTAGCAGTGACAGTAATATTACTCATGCGAATAATTGTATGAGCAAACGCAAACTTGTGAAAGCTATAAAGAGAGGAGGATTGACCCGAGTCCAGCATGTTATTCAAAATGGAGATGATACGGTTCGATTGGATGACGTATCTGTTGATCTGTTTCGAACAGATATGGCCAACCTTGAGCAGTGAGTTTTGTTTAAGTAATAATAAAAAATGAAATCTTAACATGAAGATCTTTCTATTTTAGGGGTGATATTCGAATAGTGAGCTCGAATTATACTTATCAATTCGCTTTTGTTGAAGGAGTGGAAACTGTCGACGCTGAGTTGATCGAGCTACATGTGCGTATGGTGAGCACTGGAAATGAATATGTAATCAATATCGTGGGAGAACTTGAGCCAGTAGAGCCAGAAGACTTTCGGCCGAAATCAGGCCCTCCTCTTCCCACAAACGTTCTCCTTTCACTCCTTGGAGGAGGAAATTATTCCAAAATTAAGCGCGTTAGAAGTCGTAGAAAGATCTCGAGTAACTAATCGTAGAAAGGTTTAAGATTCCAAACACAAATAAAACGCTTGATTATCTACAACCCTACATCGTTTTATTTCAAGCTGCTAGTTTCCCAATCATCCATTTACCGTAAATGGCTTACTGTGAACCTTAGCCTGATTATCCCATTGAAAACATATaaatttcacttttctactccatCCATCCGTGCGCCTTTCTCCAGCGTCCATTGTCCGTTTGAATTCGCACAAGATGGATTCTTTCCTTCTGGATCCTTTTGTTAGTGCACAGAAGAAAAACCTATCCGAATAGATTGATAAGTCCAACCTTTCGTACGTTTACCCTGGGCAACGTCAAGTTTGCTACACGCCATTCAAATATCCGGTCTATCTTCCGCAGTGAAAAAAAATGTAACCGAATTCACTCTTCAGAAGGGTCCAACCCGTATCTGACCTGTCCGCTGGGCATCTCAAACCACATCCTGCACACACACTCAATTCCTATTAATTTTACAAGAAGGATATCCAACCCTCGGCTTCCTGTTTGATCTAGAAGCACCACCGCACCGAAAGAAAGCAAAACCTTTCCCGCACCATTCCCTAACCAATTTTTTACGATTTTCTTTCTTACGATCCTTGTGAAGCTGGGACGTTCCCCACTTGGTAGTGGGCAGTATCTTTTTTTGCTATAAATATGTATGTATAAATTTATCAACTTGTGTGGTGAAAAGGATGCCCAAAAAGGCGAGTGgtgctgttttgttgttgagcttTTTACTTTTCCTTTTCCTATCGGTGAAAAAATGATGAACTGTATGGCCACATCTAACCAGTGTTAGGGCATGTAACAGTGTTGTAACACCGAGAGAAATGTTAACTCCGGAACTGATTTGGTCCTAATAAATCTTTTGTTTTTCTACTCAGTTTTCGTTAAAAATGGGATAATTAATTGGAGATATTCGCACCGGTGCGAACCGAACTCGGAAAAAACATAACTAGTCTTCAATTAtcgatctattttttttttaatccgtagGCTGCGAGGCTTACCAAAATAAATCAGCCACCCTCAAAGGAGCCTAGATCAATGCTTTTCAATGAAAATCCAAGGATTATTTCATTTTTCGTTGGAGTTTCAATTTTGTTGGGAATTTACAAAATGGAGTCACATGGACAGCTTTATTTCGGTAAACATCTGGGTCAGAAGAGGTGAAAATGGTACATATCCTTGCTTTTAACAGGCCCCAATAGTCGCAATTGATTTAACTTCATCTTTAAAGtgattaaagggtgatacggtcaacatttggttacacatttttttcataactttagactgcgtacaccaaaacagctgatttttggaccataaatgctacattatatgtagcttataccataaaattttgatcaaaatcgattaaatgttggttgatatatagataaaaccatcaacctacctttttaaaattttgtacaaaagcgctccatagtaaattttcggaaatttaaggtcagtaaagcacaattttgattatagaactaccaatactgctccgatttttatcaaaattttacagtataatactattatagaaatatgttcttagtaaaattttgagccattttgtatgaatactttcaaagttgtagtttgaatatgaaaaaacccagattaatccacctagtggtggtaatgcctttctcgtcgaacatgtattcGTAATCTTTAAATCGACATTAGCTGATCctaagaacacttatacgcttaatacgattcatgtaaaaattGATCTCCTTATGAACCCAAATTATGCtctgtaattttagacgcaaaaggtgattgtaaaaactttattcagtgttgatgcgatcaaattataattttcccataacaagTTGATCCATCATACATTATATAAACACCGCAGGCACTTGGAaatgtgtgatttgatgagattgctttggtcacgattttgttctcttgcatatatgaagactttgaccatttcttcacttttcaTCTTACCCAAAGTTTATCAGGCTATCAGAATAGCcacaatttgatgtatcgcaaacatttgttttgtttctttcaTAATTTCACTATTTGAGTGGAGCATGTATGAGttcggttcaattttacgtttgactattTCCGGCGGGCACCTgaaaccgattccatgacactactggttgtcccaaatattatcTATGGcttttttcttgtcaactggatATCAGGTTGCCCAGAAAACCAtgaattgatgtgttgcatggggagcatccattaagtaagtATGTtacgctgaaattgggaattttcgaagacccccctcccccctacgcGTACGGACTTTTCCTATATTTAATACACTGCCTatcatcgcatatcagtcccatatttgctgggtttcgaattcacatgggacagttatgcgatgaTATGCagaacattgcttgtcacacttaccACTTACCCATGCATGATTTTGCTtttcttctatattttaccatttccggcggggca contains:
- the LOC115258814 gene encoding uncharacterized protein LOC115258814, with the protein product MLLEVTFSFLLIYSVGSSTIGLKTSNVEELSADEASQVAESIVRTGLDGFKLLRMWQTKEDIDSCNMVLTRTFKVRLQSTGEVFEISSDSNITHANNCMSKRKLVKAIKRGGLTRVQHVIQNGDDTVRLDDVSVDLFRTDMANLEQGDIRIVSSNYTYQFAFVEGVETVDAELIELHVRMVSTGNEYVINIVGELEPVEPEDFRPKSGPPLPTNVLLSLLGGGNYSKIKRVRSRRKISSN
- the LOC109406683 gene encoding uncharacterized protein LOC109406683, whose amino-acid sequence is MLLEVVLSLLLIYSAGSSIIDHKISNLEEELTAVEASQVAEAFIEAGLDGFRLLRVRYTKEDIDTCNMVLTSTFEVQLQSTGEVYEISSDSNITDAVNCKSKRKLVEGIQGGNLTRIQQFIKDRDDTVRLVDISVDQFRIDMAELEQKDIRIVSSNYTYQFEFDEGVDTDAELVELHVRMVNTGNEYVVNIVGDIELSGPIHPRTRPYPPKVLLSLLGGGSYSKMKRVKKGSS